In one window of Gossypium hirsutum isolate 1008001.06 chromosome A01, Gossypium_hirsutum_v2.1, whole genome shotgun sequence DNA:
- the LOC107918014 gene encoding uncharacterized protein has translation MDSFELDNVKAEKEDALRRYNMERKLRLGLRYMGFLLVLFLISWSWFPPLIPHIIEVAGDLSQRYINTLNDLFFIFILMNIIILVVYILSTQKQSTSSGIYDEYVCSHRSIIPAEATVLDKQIVVVENAVDVAETKRPLSQIKQQPWSTKTKPAITSTDKVKQKEYRRTRSVVSESGKRRPRRVYRRSETAITGRELVVCSAESAREAIHEISNEEFQLKVDSFIAERRKALMQENIAHYTKCMSIVVKN, from the coding sequence ATGGATTCCTTCGAACTTGACAACGTTAAAGCAGAGAAAGAAGATGCTTTGCGGAGATACAACATGGAGAGGAAGCTAAGGTTGGGTCTTCGCTATATGGGGTTTTTGTTGGTTTTGTTTTTGATATCATGGTCTTGGTTCCCCCCTTTGATTCCCCACATCATCGAGGTTGCCGGAGATCTTAGCCAACGTTACATCAACACTCTTAATGaccttttcttcattttcatccTTATGAACATCATCATCCTTGTTGTTTATATTCTGTCTACCCAGAAACAATCTACCAGCTCCGGTATCTACGATGAGTACGTGTGCTCTCACCGGAGTATAATACCCGCGGAGGCGACCGTGCTCGACAAACAAATCGTCGTGGTGGAAAATGCGGTTGATGTTGCAGAGACAAAACGCCCGCTTTCACAAATTAAACAACAACCTTGGTCGACGAAGACGAAGCCTGCAATAACTTCAACTGATAAAGTGAAGCAAAAAGAGTACCGACGAACACGATCAGTGGTGTCAGAATCTGGAAAACGGCGTCCCCGCCGGGTGTATAGAAGATCGGAGACGGCAATAACGGGCAGAGAACTAGTTGTTTGTAGTGCAGAATCGGCAAGGGAAGCGATACATGAGATTAGCAATGAAGAGTTTCAGTTAAAAGTAGATAGTTTCATTGCTGAAAGAAGGAAAGCCCTAATGCAAGAAAACATTGCGCATTATACAAAATGCATGTCTATTGTGGTTAAGAATTAG